Below is a window of bacterium DNA.
GAACGTTCAGGGCGAGAGGCTTGGCGCGGAAGGGATTATCCGGGACATTACTTACCGCAAAAGACTGGAAAGAAATCTCAGGGAGTCGGAAGAACGGTATCGGATCTTTTTTGAAAACTCCCCTTTTCCCATGTGGGTCATAGATTCGGAAACTTTTCGATTTCTTGCCGTTAATCAAGCAGCTTTGAATCATTATGGTTACAGCCGTGACGAATTTTTTGCGATGGAAATTCGTGATATCCGCCCCCCGGAAGACGTGCCGTTGTTGGAAGACAGGCTCCAGAAGGTTCCTTTTCATTCAAGCCCTGGATTGCGTAGACAAGGAACCTGGAGGCATCGGACAAAAGATGGCAAGATCATTCATGTCGATATTGGCGGAGTCGATTTTCTTTTCGATAACCGAAAAGCAACTTTAGTTGTTGCAAATGACATAACTGAAAGGACCTATGCCGAACGTGCATTGCGCGAAAGTGAAAAGAAATACCGCAACCTTGTTGAAAACACACCAGCTTTGATATGCACGCATGATTTCGAGGGTTATTTAATCACTGTAAACCCCGCCGGTTTGGAATTGTTTGGTTTATTGCCGTCACAGATGTTAGGCCAGAGATTGGAGTCTTTTCTTGCGCCTTCTGTTCGTCATCTATTCCCCGATTACTTGCGACGTATCCGTGAATGCCGAAGCGACCAGGGCATGATGAGAATCACAACAAGTAGAAATGAGGAACGGGTGCTTCTTTACCGCAATGTCGTGATTCAGGAGCCCGAGAAGCAACCGTATGTTCTTGGGCTGGCCCAAGATATGACCGAGCAGTTTCTGGCAAATGAAGCTCTCAGGCAGACAGAATCGGCCCTTCGGAAGTCAGAAGAAAAATATCGAGCTTTATTTGAAGAAACCAAGGATATGGTTTTCATTACAACTCCTGATGGCAATTTCATAGACATCAATCCCGCAGGCGTGGAACTGCTCGGCTTCTCATCAAAGCAGGAGGTCCTTCATGCGAAAGTTGAGGATCTATATGCGGATCCGAGCTTACGCAAAATCTATTCGGAAATCATGGCCCGAGAGGGATTCGTGAAAGATTTTGAGATTGAAGTCCGCCGAAGAGATGGTAAAAAACTGGTCATGCTCGAAACATCAGCAGCAGTGCGGGATACTGATGGGAAGATAGCCGCGTACCGTGGGATTGTACGCGACATAACGAAACTTAAAGAACTACAGGATCAACTGCTTCAGGCGCAAAAAATGGAAACGGTCGGATTGCTTGCCGGCGGAGTGGCACACGACTTTAATAATTCGCTCATGTCAATTACAGCATATTGCGATCTTATAAAGTTGAGATATGGTTCCGATGTATCCCTGGTGGAGAATGTTCGAGAAATATTGAAAGCAACGGAAAAAGCATCTGCATTGACTCTGCAGCTACTCGCCTTTGGACGAAGGCAGGTACTCAGACCAAAACACTTGAACTTGAACGATATGGTTCGAGGTCTTGAAAAAAATGTCCGAGGCGTTTTGCGCGACGATATCACTCTTGTGATTGACCTGGCGCCTGATCTCGGATTCGTTCAAGCTGATCCGGGTCAGGTGGAGCACGTAATCATGAACCTTTGCGTAAACGCTGTGGATGCCATGCCGGATGGCGGCACTTTTTCTGTTCGTACGCAAAACATAACTGTTGAGCCTCCTACCCGGGCTCAAAATTTTGGGCTTCCTGCCGGCTCTTACATCCTGTTGGAAATTTCGGACACCGGTGGAGGTATGACGGATGAACTTCTACACCACGTCTTCGAACCCTTTTTTACAACAAAGGAGTTTGGCGATAGCAGCGGGTTGGGACTTTCTACGGTGTACGGCATCATCAAGCAAAGCGGCGGTCATATCCATGTGAAAAGCACAATCGGCCAAGGAACACGATTCTTTATTTACTTGAATCGGCTCGAAATGCGCCGTGAAATTCCAAAAGTTAGGGGAAGCTCAATACGCTTTCCCTGTACGATTTTGCTCGTCGATGATAATGACCCAGTTCGGGAGGTTCTTGGCAAATTATTGCGATCCAGCGGCTATTCTGTTTTAGAGGCTTCCGGCGGTCAGGACGCACTGGCTATTGCGAATTCGGTATCAGAAATCGATTTGCTTGTAACAGATGTTATGATGCCGGTAATGAAAGGTTGGAAGCTCGCCCAACTGCTTCAAGAGAAATTTCCACAGCTTAAATGCATTTTTTTTTCGGGTCACGCGCGCGAAACAGCAGTTGGCAATGCTCAAATTCCTCCAG
It encodes the following:
- a CDS encoding PAS domain S-box protein, translated to MATKSRNKAYPELFDFIDDIYYRVDKSGLIEVISPAVTKYGYQQDELIGKEVTELFVKPEERSKILEAYALRGCINDFEFSVKSKAGAEIVVSLSARALQNVQGERLGAEGIIRDITYRKRLERNLRESEERYRIFFENSPFPMWVIDSETFRFLAVNQAALNHYGYSRDEFFAMEIRDIRPPEDVPLLEDRLQKVPFHSSPGLRRQGTWRHRTKDGKIIHVDIGGVDFLFDNRKATLVVANDITERTYAERALRESEKKYRNLVENTPALICTHDFEGYLITVNPAGLELFGLLPSQMLGQRLESFLAPSVRHLFPDYLRRIRECRSDQGMMRITTSRNEERVLLYRNVVIQEPEKQPYVLGLAQDMTEQFLANEALRQTESALRKSEEKYRALFEETKDMVFITTPDGNFIDINPAGVELLGFSSKQEVLHAKVEDLYADPSLRKIYSEIMAREGFVKDFEIEVRRRDGKKLVMLETSAAVRDTDGKIAAYRGIVRDITKLKELQDQLLQAQKMETVGLLAGGVAHDFNNSLMSITAYCDLIKLRYGSDVSLVENVREILKATEKASALTLQLLAFGRRQVLRPKHLNLNDMVRGLEKNVRGVLRDDITLVIDLAPDLGFVQADPGQVEHVIMNLCVNAVDAMPDGGTFSVRTQNITVEPPTRAQNFGLPAGSYILLEISDTGGGMTDELLHHVFEPFFTTKEFGDSSGLGLSTVYGIIKQSGGHIHVKSTIGQGTRFFIYLNRLEMRREIPKVRGSSIRFPCTILLVDDNDPVREVLGKLLRSSGYSVLEASGGQDALAIANSVSEIDLLVTDVMMPVMKGWKLAQLLQEKFPQLKCIFFSGHARETAVGNAQIPPGSVFLQKPMSLEMILKSIDSLMA